The following proteins come from a genomic window of Nicotiana tomentosiformis chromosome 12, ASM39032v3, whole genome shotgun sequence:
- the LOC104089850 gene encoding uncharacterized protein isoform X1: MAPPENDGRGKKKLEEESSNGIVSNVADSDSDHDYGMYVDCRSMSRKLREEYNRQVDESEGFDINLDLPLGVSVVAPINPQWGFENIPRYTELSHMAIDDFNSQNNKRYEFVKNLTVNTSLAAGFWCRITFQARDADAASDAVKTFQTLAWWGIDGDKEIIFCRLKNQSSGEGGERPPDSNVDVKATQ, translated from the exons ATGGCACCTCCAGAGAATGATGGCCGAGGGAAAAAAAAGTTGGAAGAGGAGAGTAGTAATGGAATAGTTTCAAATGTCGCTGATTCTGATTCTGATCACGATTATGGTATGTATGTCGACTGTCGCAGTATGTCCCGGAAACTTCGGGAGGAATATAATCGGCAGGTGGATGAGAGCGAG GGTTTTGATATCAATTTGGATTTGCCATTGGGGGTTAGTGTTGTGGCTCCAATTAATCCACAATGGGGTTTCGAGAACATCCCAAGATATACCGAGCTGTCTCACATGGCTATTGACGATTTCAATTCACAGAAT AATAAACGGTACGAATTTGTCAAAAATTTGACTGTGAACACATCACTTGCTGCTGGGTTTTGGTGTCGTATCACCTTTCAAGCCAGGGATGCTGATGCTGCTTCTGATGCTGTAAAGACCTTTCAAACATTGGCATGGTGGGGAATTGATGGAGACAAAGAAATTATATTTTGCAGGCTTAAGAATCAATCCAGTGGTGAAG GTGGCGAGCGACCTCCTGATTCCAATGTTGATGTGAAAGCTACGCAGTGA
- the LOC104089850 gene encoding uncharacterized protein isoform X2 has translation MSLILILITIMVCMSTVAVCPGNFGRNIIGRWMRASVVAPINPQWGFENIPRYTELSHMAIDDFNSQNNKRYEFVKNLTVNTSLAAGFWCRITFQARDADAASDAVKTFQTLAWWGIDGDKEIIFCRLKNQSSGEGGERPPDSNVDVKATQ, from the exons ATGTCGCTGATTCTGATTCTGATCACGATTATGGTATGTATGTCGACTGTCGCAGTATGTCCCGGAAACTTCGGGAGGAATATAATCGGCAGGTGGATGAGAGCGAG TGTTGTGGCTCCAATTAATCCACAATGGGGTTTCGAGAACATCCCAAGATATACCGAGCTGTCTCACATGGCTATTGACGATTTCAATTCACAGAAT AATAAACGGTACGAATTTGTCAAAAATTTGACTGTGAACACATCACTTGCTGCTGGGTTTTGGTGTCGTATCACCTTTCAAGCCAGGGATGCTGATGCTGCTTCTGATGCTGTAAAGACCTTTCAAACATTGGCATGGTGGGGAATTGATGGAGACAAAGAAATTATATTTTGCAGGCTTAAGAATCAATCCAGTGGTGAAG GTGGCGAGCGACCTCCTGATTCCAATGTTGATGTGAAAGCTACGCAGTGA